A region of the Flavobacteriales bacterium genome:
CCCGACATCATGAACTGCAGCAGGGCCATCTGGGCCGTAGCATCCTGCATGGCCACGCGGTCCGGTGCGAAATCGACATAGCTCTTACCTCGTTGATATTCCTCCGTGGGATTTCCTTGCCATAGATGGGCATAGAGGATCTTCTCTGATAACGTAAGTGGTTTACCGAGCAGTTTCCGAGCAGCTTCTACGCGTCCAGGGAATCGCTCATATACCGCTTTGATCATGTCGAGGTCGAATATCATTTCTTGTGTCTTTTTATGGGGATGGGAATCCCGATTTGTGGGCTGGCGAATGTACGATTTTAGAGGGTGAATATCCAGTCCTGAGGCAGGGACATCCTGAAAAGGATAAATTCGTGATATGGCCGATTCCCATCATCCTCACGCACATAATCCCCTCCGTGAAGAACCCATCAAGGTGGGTGATCCACATACCGACAGTGCAGGACTGGGCGCACTTACTTCCGTAGGAAAACAAGTGGTCAAGTACATGCGGCCCGGTGAAGCGGTCAAGCTCATGGCCCAGCTCAATCAGAAGGGTGGTTTTGACTGTCCCGGTTGCGCATGGCCCGATCCGGATGACGATCGTGCAACCCTGAGCGAGTACTGCGAGAATGGTATCAAGGCCATTGCTGAAGAAGCGCAACGTCAACGGATCGGTGCCGAGTTCTTCGCCAGACATTCCATCGATGAATTGGCCACTTGGACCGATTTCGAGATCGGCAAGGCCGGTCGATTGGCCGAACCCATGTATCGAGCAGAAGGCGATGACCATTACCGCCCTATCGCTTGGGAGGATGCTTTCAATAAACTGGGCAAACACCTTCAGTCCCTGGATGACCCAGATGAGGCCGTCTTCTACACGTCAGGACGGACAACCAATGAAGCGGCATTCCTCTATCAGCTCTTTGTACGTGAATTCGGCACCTCCAATCTTCCCGATTGCTCCAACATGTGTCACGAGGCCAGTGGAAAGGCCCTCTCTGAGACCTTGGGAATCGGGAAAGGATCGGTCACCTTGGATGATCTGCATAAGGCTGAATTGATCTTCGTCATCGGCCAGAATCCCGGTACCAATCACCCACGTATGCTATCGGCACTGGAAAAGTGCAAGGAGAATGGCGGGAAGATCATCTCGGTCAACCCTTTGGCTGAAGCCGGACTCATCCGATTCACCGACCCCAAGAAACCATGGAAGATGATCACTGGAGGTTCACCTTTGACCGATATCCATCTGCCCGTCATGATCAATCAGGATGTGGCGCTCTTCAAGGCCATCATGCTGGAACTACTCGAGAGGGAAGAAAGCAAGGGGGATGTCTTCGATCACGATTTCATCCGAGTGAATACTCACGGTTACGAGGCCTTTATCCAAGACCTAAAGACCTACAATAAGGCCGACTGTGCGCGGGCTTCAGGTATCTCATTGGAGACCATAAGCACGGTGGTAGACCTCATCGAATCACGGGACCGCATCATCATCTGCTGGGCCATGGGACTTACTCAGCACGAGAATGCCGTGGACAACATCCGCGAACTGGTCAATCTGCTCCTTCTCAAAGGGAGTATGGCCAAAGAAGGCGCAGGTACCTGTCCGGTTCGTGGACATAGCAATGTGCAAGGCGACCGCACCGTGGGAATCTGGGAGGCCGCACCGCAGGCATTCTTGGATAAGATAGAAGCCAAATACGGATTCAAACCCAATCCAAATCACGGCTATGCCGTGGTGGATGCCATACAGGCCATGCATGAGAACAAGGTCAAGGTGTTTGTAGGGATGGGTGGGAATTTCCTCTCGGCCGCGCCCGATACCGACTATACGGCCCAAGGATTCAACAACTGCGAGCTGACCGTACATGTGAGCACAAAGCTCAATCGCTCCCATCTGGTCACCGGAAAGGAAGCACTGATCTTCCCTTGCCTGGGTCGCACGGAGAAGGACATCAAGGCTACGGGCCTGCAGAAACAGAGTGTGGAGAACAGCATGGGTGTAGTGCATACGACCCAGGGCGTGCTGGAACCTTGTAGCGAACAGCTCTTGAGCGAAGTGGAGGTCATCTGCCGGATGGCCCATGCCACATTGGGTGACCGCAGTCAGGTGCAATGGATGGACTATGTGAGTGACTACAGCCTCATACGCGATGACATCGCTGAAGTGGTGGATGGATTTACGGACTACAACCGCAAGCTCTTGGAACCTTCTGGATTCTATCTGCCCAACGGTGCGCGTATCGGTCAGTTCAAGACCGAAAGCGGCAAAGCACAGTTCTCCCTCAACAAGCTACCCGAATGGACCCTGGCCGAAGACGAACTCATGATGATGACCATACGCAGTCATGATCAGTTCAATACGACCATCTATGGCCTGGATGACCGCTATCGTGGGGTGTACAATGGCAGAAGAGTGATCTTCATGCATCCAAAGGATATGGAAGCACGCGGCCTCACCGAGAAGGACATCGTGGATATCACCTCGACCTATGATGGTCAGCTGCGTAAAACAGAGCATTTCAAGGTCATCCCCTACGAGATTCCTCGCTCATGTTGCGCGACCTATTATCCGGAGACAAATGTACTCGTACCTATTC
Encoded here:
- a CDS encoding FdhF/YdeP family oxidoreductase codes for the protein MADSHHPHAHNPLREEPIKVGDPHTDSAGLGALTSVGKQVVKYMRPGEAVKLMAQLNQKGGFDCPGCAWPDPDDDRATLSEYCENGIKAIAEEAQRQRIGAEFFARHSIDELATWTDFEIGKAGRLAEPMYRAEGDDHYRPIAWEDAFNKLGKHLQSLDDPDEAVFYTSGRTTNEAAFLYQLFVREFGTSNLPDCSNMCHEASGKALSETLGIGKGSVTLDDLHKAELIFVIGQNPGTNHPRMLSALEKCKENGGKIISVNPLAEAGLIRFTDPKKPWKMITGGSPLTDIHLPVMINQDVALFKAIMLELLEREESKGDVFDHDFIRVNTHGYEAFIQDLKTYNKADCARASGISLETISTVVDLIESRDRIIICWAMGLTQHENAVDNIRELVNLLLLKGSMAKEGAGTCPVRGHSNVQGDRTVGIWEAAPQAFLDKIEAKYGFKPNPNHGYAVVDAIQAMHENKVKVFVGMGGNFLSAAPDTDYTAQGFNNCELTVHVSTKLNRSHLVTGKEALIFPCLGRTEKDIKATGLQKQSVENSMGVVHTTQGVLEPCSEQLLSEVEVICRMAHATLGDRSQVQWMDYVSDYSLIRDDIAEVVDGFTDYNRKLLEPSGFYLPNGARIGQFKTESGKAQFSLNKLPEWTLAEDELMMMTIRSHDQFNTTIYGLDDRYRGVYNGRRVIFMHPKDMEARGLTEKDIVDITSTYDGQLRKTEHFKVIPYEIPRSCCATYYPETNVLVPI